One Candidatus Hydrogenedentota bacterium genomic region harbors:
- a CDS encoding cold shock domain-containing protein: MVQGKVKWFNDQKGFGFISRENEPDVFVHHTSINMEGFRTLREGDEVTYELVVNEKGACAVNVTRVPS, translated from the coding sequence GTGGTGCAGGGAAAAGTAAAATGGTTTAATGATCAAAAAGGCTTTGGGTTTATTTCACGCGAAAATGAGCCTGATGTATTTGTTCATCATACTTCCATCAATATGGAAGGTTTCCGCACCTTGCGTGAAGGGGACGAAGTCACGTACGAGCTCGTCGTCAATGAGAAAGGGGCTTGCGCGGTCAATGTAACGCGTGTGCCTTCCTGA